In Geoalkalibacter sp., a genomic segment contains:
- a CDS encoding cytochrome C has product MNAKKFFLFVLLGLFAGVLISCVAGNGYRPPKTHPPIYELGERRVYCVRCHGHENKEMVYERYNHTPFFTDNHRLVTYQDEAVCAMCHDQSFCNSCHATRVELKPSLRNQTETFRRTQHRGDYLSRHQIDGRIDPTSCFRCHGNPKASQTCRPCHG; this is encoded by the coding sequence ATGAATGCAAAAAAGTTTTTTTTGTTTGTGCTGTTGGGACTTTTTGCCGGCGTGCTGATTTCCTGTGTCGCGGGAAACGGCTATCGCCCCCCCAAAACACACCCACCCATCTATGAATTGGGCGAGCGCCGCGTCTACTGCGTACGCTGTCACGGGCATGAAAACAAGGAAATGGTCTACGAGCGCTACAACCACACGCCCTTTTTCACCGACAACCATCGGCTCGTCACCTACCAGGACGAAGCCGTTTGCGCCATGTGCCATGACCAGAGTTTTTGCAACAGTTGCCACGCCACCCGCGTCGAGCTCAAACCCTCGCTGCGCAACCAGACGGAAACCTTCCGCCGCACCCAGCATCGCGGCGACTATCTTTCGCGCCACCAAATCGACGGTCGCATCGACCCGACCTCGTGCTTTCGTTGTCACGGCAACCCGAAGGCATCGCAAACCTGCCGTCCCTGCCACG